Proteins from a genomic interval of Tiliqua scincoides isolate rTilSci1 chromosome 11, rTilSci1.hap2, whole genome shotgun sequence:
- the SCN3B gene encoding sodium channel regulatory subunit beta-3, translated as MAALSRGAGAASLLALLCVGVCSAVCVKVPSETEAVQGSHMKLLCISCMKREEVSATTLVEWYYKADGGKDVPIYEYRNEQRELESRFSGRLQWNGSKDMQDVSISVLNITLNDSGIYTCNVTREFDYEIHRPVFTSTTLIRLTVVEAAGEDLTSVISEIMMYILLVFLTLWLLIEMIYCYRKVAKAEEAAQENATDYLAIPSENKENCAVPVEE; from the exons TGGGTGTTTGCTCTGCCGTCTGTGTAAAAGTACCATCAGAGACAGAGGCAGTCCAGGGATCGCACATGAAGTTGTTGTGTATCTCCTGTATGAAACGGGAAGAAGTTTCTGCCACCACTTTGGTGGAATGGTACTACAAGGCTGATGGAGGCAAAGATGTGCCA ATCTACGAGTATCGGAATGAGCAACGGGAACTCGAGAGCCGCTTCAGTGGCCGGCTCCAGTGGAATGGGAGCAAAGACATGCAGGACGTGTCCATTTCTGTGCTCAACATCACCCTGAATGATTCAGGGATTTATACCTGCAATGTTACCCGGGAATTTGACTATGAGATCCATCGGCCAGTCTTCACGAGCACCACGCTGATCCGTCTCACAGTGGTGGAGGCAG CTGGAGAAGACTTAACTTCTGTCATCTCTGAAATAATGATGTATATTCTCTTGGTCTTCCTCACTTTGTGGCTGCTGATAGAAATGATTTATTGCTACAGGAAGGTCGCCAAAGCAGAGGAGGCAGCCCAGGAAAATGC AACCGACTACCTCGCCATCCCTTCAGAGAACAAGGAAAACTGTGCTGTGCCTGTGGAAGAGTAG